The genomic DNA GCGGGCCGGTGTACGGCATCCGGGGGGAGCACCTGGTGTTCCATCACATGGGGAACAGTGCCATCATCTGCGGCCCCGGGTTGAGTGGTGTGCCCGGCGTCCACCTCAGCAGCAAGTACGGGTTCTCGTTCGCGACCGGGTGAGGTCGGGAGGGGGCTACAACCGAGGGAGCGAGCCGATGAGACCGCCGGAGTCGGTCGGGGAGTCCGTCGGGGTCGGAGTGGCATCAGTCGGGTCCGGAGCAGCGGTCGTCGGGGTCGATACCGGCGTCGCACCGCTCGTGGGCGTGTCACCGCCGTCGTCACCCAGCACGCCGTCCTCGGTCGCCGTCGGCGTCGGGCTGGCCGTCGGCGTCGCGTCCACGCTACTGTCCCCGCCCGCGCTGCTGTTCCCGCTCTCGTTCTTCGTCCCGAAGATGTCCGTCTCGAACTCCTGGACGTAGGTCATCCGATCCAGCGGGACGCGGACCTGCTGGCCGGTACCGGGGAGTTCGACCTTCGCGTAGAAGTCGATGCGGAGCGTGGTCCGCTGGTCGTTCTGGAGGTGCGAGACCCACCAGTCGTCGAGGTTCCGGTTGTCGATGGTCGGGGTCGTGGTGATGGTCTCCGTGGTCTCACCGGGGATGACGTAGGTCCGTTCCGTCGCGCCCTCACCCATCGAGATGTTGTTCATGGAGATCTCGTACCCGACCTCCGTGATGGTGTAGGGCTCGAGCTGGGGGTTGTAGACGACGAACTCCATCGGGATGGGCGTCTCCTGGCTGTCGACCTCTCCCCACTCCCCGCTGGTCCGGTTGATGTAGAGGACGGGGTTGTCGTAGACGGGGCTCTCCGGGCCGTTCACCGGCCGCGTCTCGTTGGAGGCGAACGCGCTGATGATGTCGGTCTCGACCCGCTTGCGCTGGTCGAGGTCGAACGAGCGGTTGCCCAGCAGCGAGGTCTTGACCGTCGCGTCGATGGTGACGTTGGTCACCTCGTCGTTGCGGATGTGCGAGACCCACCACGGCGGGATGCGGTCGTTGAGCATCCGCGTCTCGAACGGGAGCGTGGTGTTGCCCGACTCCACGTCCAGCCCCGCCTTCGACCCGTGGGCCATCTCCACGTCGTTCATGGAGACGGTGTAGTTGACCGTCGAGCCGCCGAGGCGGACCCCGATGGGGTTGGGGTTGTTGACGACCAGGTCGGTCAGGATGATGGTCCGGTCCTGATCGACCTCGCCGAATCGGTTCTCCACGTCGACGACCGACGGAGCGCCGATCACGCCGAGGGCGAAGGCGCCGCCGAGGCTGGCGATCAACACCCCGAGCGCGGCGACGACGGCCTTCACCCGGGCGATCGCACGGTCGTCCATCATACCCGGTCGGAATCGTGGCCGGCGTATCAACCTTCTGTCCCTTCGTCGTCGACGGTTCGTTCAGTCAGCGGCCTGCCGTGTCTCCCCGCCACGAAGCATCGGCCGGGGCGCGCTCAGCAGGCCCAGGAACCCACCGACCACGGCCGCCATGAAGACCGCGCCGACCCAGAGGTGGACCGTCCACGACAGCCCGCCTCGGGCGGCGAGGGAGGCGAAGTGACCCGCGACGAGCGCCGCCGGCGGGACGGCCCCGACGACCGGCGGCCACCGCCCCGCGTCGAGTGTCCACCGTGCCAGCCACACGCCGCTCTCGGCCAGCAGGCCGGCACCGACGTACCAGGGGACCAGCCACGGGTGGGCCCCGAGCCAGGCGCCGGCGGCCGCCGGGACGACGACGAGCAGCGCGACCACCCCCGGGGCGAGTCGCACGCGGGTCGACAGGAAGAGGACCACCGCCGCGACCAGGCCCGCGTGGAAGAGGAGCCCGGACAGCCCGTGGGCCGCCCCCACACCGCCGCTGCCGGCGAGCAGGAAGGCCGGGTGGGCGTAGACGGTGAAGACGGTCGCGACGACGGCGGCGAGCGTGGCGGTGACGACGAGCGGCCCCTGCGCGACCCAGCCCTCGGTGGGCTCGCCCGAACGGGCCCTGGCGAGCGTCGCGCGCAGGGGCGAGGTGCAGAACAACACGCCGCCCGTCGCCAGCGCGAGGTGTGTCGGGCTGGCGAGCGCCTCGACATCCGCCTCCGCGCCGAAGGTCGCGTGCCAGAGCGCGTCGCCCGGGCCCGCCAGCGCGAAGAGGACGAGGCCGACGAGGCCGAGGCCGTAGCCCGTCGGGACCGCATCCAGCCAGTCCGCCCCGCGCCAGCGCTCCCGCTGGATGACGACCGCCAGCAGCCCGGCGACAGCGAGGAACCCGGAGTAGATGACGGTGTGCTCCGGCGTGAGGAACCCCTCCTCGGCGAAGGAGAACCCCTCGACGTGGGACCGGACGTCCAGCACCAGCCCCGCCGTCCCCCAGCAGACGCAGGCGGTCACCAGCCAGTCGAGGCGGCGGTCGGCGAGCCAGTCGGTCCCGTCGCCGTCGGTGCCCGTCGCGGAGACCGTCGTTCCCGTCATGTCGAGCCGTGGCACGGTCACGGTCGAAAGGGTAGTGCCGGACCTGACCGGTCGTTCATGACCACGGTGTCGGCGGTCCGGAGCAGCTGCCGCGCCCCCGGCCCGGTCGTCGCGCGAAACGGCAGTCTCAAGTGGTCGCCGCCGGAGGCTCGCGTATGGAATCTACGGCCACGTCGGACAAGTCCGTGGGGTTGAGCGTCCTCTTCGGGGCGCTGGGTGTCGTCGCGGCGCTCGGGATGTTCCTCACGGCCATCGCTCACGACCAGCTCGGCTCGGGCATCGCCTTCGCCGTCGCGATGATCGGCGGCGCGCTGTCGGTCGCTGCCGTCCACATCTACGGCTGACCGACGATCCGGCTATCGTCGGTTGCGCCCCCGAGTCTCCGGAAATCCGGCACGTGTGATACGAACCGACAACCGTTAAGTCCGTCCCGCCCCTACTGGTTTCCATGACCGAGATGAGCGAGGAGGACGAACGTATCCTGTCCTACCTGCGCGACAGCGTCTCCGGGGGCGAGCGCTACTTCCGGGCGAAGAACATCGCCACGAAGGTCGGGCTTACCGCCAAGCAGGTCGGTGCCCGACTCCCCCGCCTCGCCGAGGAGTCCGAGGACGTCGACATCGAGAAGTGGGGTCGCGCACGCTCCACCACCTGGCGCGTCACCCCGGAGTGACGCTCCGACGGACGCCGCCCGCGACCACCCGGGCCTCGGCTGCCGACAGGACCGCCCCGCTTTTCTACCGACGCCCCGACACGAGTGTATGACCGTCCGCGTCGAGCGAACCTTCGAACTCGCGGCCCCGCCCGCCGACGTGTGGGCGTTCATCGCCGACCCCCGCAAGCGGGCCGAGCCCATCAGCGTGGTCGAGGAGTTCGAGGTGACCGGCGACCGAACCGCCGTTTGGCACGTCGCGCTCCCCATCCCGTACACGGACCGGACCATCGCGGTCGAGACCGAGGACACCCGGGTCGACGAGCCACGCCACGTCGAGTTCGTCGGCCGCTCGAAGGCCATGAACGTGCAGGGTGAACACACGCTCGAGCCGACCGACGACGGTGGGACACGGCTCGTCAACCGGTTCGTGGTCGACGGGAAGGTGCCGGGCGTCGAGCGGTACTTCAAGGGGAAGCTGGACGGGGAACTGGAGAACCTCGAACGCGCCATCCGCGAGGACCTCGGGCTCGAGAACCGCCCATGAGCGACGCACCGCGCGCCGCCGGAGCGGCGAGGGACGACGAGACCTGGCGGGTCACCTGCGCCCAGATCGAGGTCCGGGCCGCCGACCTCGACGGGAACGTCGAGCGCGCCGTCGCAGCCATCGAGCGCGCGGCCGAGAACGGGAGCGACCTCGTCGTCCTCCCGGAGATGTTCACGGTGGGCTACTTCGCGTTCGACTCGTACGCCCGGACCGCCGAATCGATCGACGGTGAGACGATGCGTCGTCTGGCGACGGTGGCCGCCGACCGGGACTGTGCCGTCCTCGCAGGAACGTTCGTCGAGGACCTCGCGGCCACGGCCGCGGAGACGGACGTCGAGGTGCCCGCGACGGAGGGGTACGCCAACACGGCCGTCCTGTTCGACCGCGAGGGCGAGCGGCGGGCGGTCTACCGGAAGCACCACCTGTTCGGCTACGGCTCCGCCGAGCAGGAGCTGCTGACGCCGGGCGAGTCGCTGGGTGTCGCGGACCTCGGCGGCCTGACCGTCGGGACGACGACCTGCTACGATCTCCGGTTCCCGGAGCTGTACCGCGACCTCGTCGACCGGGGCGTCGACCTCGTGGCGGT from Haloglomus litoreum includes the following:
- a CDS encoding LEA type 2 family protein, with the translated sequence MDDRAIARVKAVVAALGVLIASLGGAFALGVIGAPSVVDVENRFGEVDQDRTIILTDLVVNNPNPIGVRLGGSTVNYTVSMNDVEMAHGSKAGLDVESGNTTLPFETRMLNDRIPPWWVSHIRNDEVTNVTIDATVKTSLLGNRSFDLDQRKRVETDIISAFASNETRPVNGPESPVYDNPVLYINRTSGEWGEVDSQETPIPMEFVVYNPQLEPYTITEVGYEISMNNISMGEGATERTYVIPGETTETITTTPTIDNRNLDDWWVSHLQNDQRTTLRIDFYAKVELPGTGQQVRVPLDRMTYVQEFETDIFGTKNESGNSSAGGDSSVDATPTASPTPTATEDGVLGDDGGDTPTSGATPVSTPTTAAPDPTDATPTPTDSPTDSGGLIGSLPRL
- a CDS encoding DUF7525 family protein produces the protein MESTATSDKSVGLSVLFGALGVVAALGMFLTAIAHDQLGSGIAFAVAMIGGALSVAAVHIYG
- a CDS encoding DUF7123 family protein, whose protein sequence is MTEMSEEDERILSYLRDSVSGGERYFRAKNIATKVGLTAKQVGARLPRLAEESEDVDIEKWGRARSTTWRVTPE
- a CDS encoding SRPBCC family protein, whose translation is MTVRVERTFELAAPPADVWAFIADPRKRAEPISVVEEFEVTGDRTAVWHVALPIPYTDRTIAVETEDTRVDEPRHVEFVGRSKAMNVQGEHTLEPTDDGGTRLVNRFVVDGKVPGVERYFKGKLDGELENLERAIREDLGLENRP
- a CDS encoding carbon-nitrogen family hydrolase; translated protein: MSDAPRAAGAARDDETWRVTCAQIEVRAADLDGNVERAVAAIERAAENGSDLVVLPEMFTVGYFAFDSYARTAESIDGETMRRLATVAADRDCAVLAGTFVEDLAATAAETDVEVPATEGYANTAVLFDREGERRAVYRKHHLFGYGSAEQELLTPGESLGVADLGGLTVGTTTCYDLRFPELYRDLVDRGVDLVAVPSAWPYPRVEHWQLLPRARAVENLCYVAAANGSADFGDDRLVGRSTVYDPWGTALASSDEDPALVTAEVDPGRVRRVREEFPALRDRRHPL